The Prevotella herbatica genome contains the following window.
AAATTCGTTCCTGCCAGTGGTGCTGCAAGTCGTATGTTCAAAAATATGTTTGCTTTTCTGAGTGCAACATACAATGTTCCTACAACAGATTTTGAAAAGGAATTTTTTGATAATATTAAGAATTTTGCATTTAAAAAAGAACTTTGTAATAAATGTAAGGCTAATGATGATCATTGCATTACTAAGTTAATGGAAGAAGGCAAATATAAAAATATTGTTGCCAACATGCTTAATGAGAATGGACTTAACTATGGTAGTTTACCAAAGGGATTGCTACTCTTTCATAATTACGAAGACGGTCCGAGAACTCCAATGGAAGAACATCTTGTAGAAGCTGCTTTATATGCAAGTAGTAAGGGTAAGGCAAATGTTCATTTTACCGTAAGTCATAGTCACTTAGAATTATTCAAGGCTAAAGTCGCTGAAAAAATAAACAAGTATTCCGAGAAATTTGGAGTTGAATATAATATTACTTTTTCTGAACAAAAGCCAAGTACAGATACTATTGCTGCAAATCCTGATAATACACCTTTCAGAAATGAAGATGGTAGTTTGTTGTTTAGACCAGGCGGCCACGGTGCATTAATCGAAAATCTTAATGAGATAGATGCTGATATAGTTTTTGTTAAGAATATCGACAACGTAGTACCTGACAGATTGAAGGATGTAACTGTGAAATATAAGCAGGTATTGGCTGGAATATTAGTTAATTTGCAGAATAAGGCTTTTGACTATCTCAGACTACTTGATTCAGGAATGTACAATCATGCAAAACTTGAGGAAATAATAAGATTTGTACAACGTGATTTATGCTGCAGAAAGCAGGATATAAAAGATTTGGAAGATACTGATTTGGTTATATATTTAAGAAAGAAATTAAATAGACCAATGCGTGCCTGCGGAGTTGTAAAAAACGTAGGCGAACCAGGCGGTGGTCCATTCCTGACATATAATCAAGATGGAACTGTGAGTCTGCAAATATTGGAAAGTTGTCAGATTGATACAAATAATGCTGAATACATGGATATGTTCAAGAATGGAACACATTTTAATCCTGTAGATTTGGTTTGTGCAATAAAAGATTATAAAGGAAATGATTTTAATCTTCCCGAATATGTTGACAGAAATACAGGCTTCATAAGCAGCAAGAGCAAGAATGGAAAAGATCTTAAAGCTTTGGAATTGCCAGGATTATGGAATGGAGCAATGAGTGATTGGAGTACTATTTTTGTAGAAGTTCCTTTGGAAACATTTAACCCCGTAAAGACCGTTAACGACTTGCTAAGAGATCAACACCAGTAAATTTTATATAATAGATTGGTGGCTCGATTAAGTTGTAACGCAAAATATGAAATCGAATAATGACAGAAAAATTTGAATTTACACAATCAGAGCTAGATGAGACACGAGAAATTATGTCTCATCTGAGAGAAACCATAGGCGACACTTTGAAATCTGATGACGAAGATAAAATTAAAAAGCATCTGAAAAAAGCAATATATGACAACCAGATACAACGAGACGTGTTTGGTTTAAACCCTATATTGCATGCTTTGAGGACAGCACAGATAGCTGTTGATGAAATCGGACTAAAGAGAGACGGAGTGCTTGCCACCCTACTCTATACTCTTGTCGTAAACAATTACTCTACCATAGAGGATATGCAAGATAAGTTTGGAGAGAGTGTGGCTCATGTAATACGCGGATTGGTAAGAATACAAGATTTGTATAAACGAAATCCAATTATCGAAAGTGATAATTTTAGAAATTTACTTATTTCGTTTTCTGAAGACATGCGCGTAATACTTATCATGATTGCCGACAGGGTTAATCTGATGAGACAAATTCGTGACACCAATGCTGTTAATGAAAAGCATCAGGTGAGTGAGGAAGCTAGTTACTTGTATGCCCCACTCGCCCATAAACTTGGTTTGTATAAGTTAAAGAGTGAACTTGAAGACTTGAGTCTGAAATATCTTGAGCACGATGCTTATTATATGATTAAGGAATCTCTTAACGCAACAAAAGCAGCACGTGACGCATATATAAAGAGATTTGTTAGTCCAATAAACGAAAAACTTACATCCAGCGGATTGAAATATCATCTTAAAAGCCGCACTAAAAGCATTCATTCCATCTGGCAAAAGATGAAAAAGCAAAAGTGCGGTTTTGATGGTATATATGATTTATTCGCTATAAGAATTATAGTTGATACTCCTATTGAAAAGGAAAAGATGCAATGCTGGCAGGTCTATTCAATAATTACGGATATGTATCAACCTAATCCT
Protein-coding sequences here:
- a CDS encoding DUF4301 family protein, with the protein product MALSKQDINQIEAHGISEEQVYFQLKQIEKGFPFLKLESAASIDKGIIAPKEDEQDKYVNIWNDYKNEGHKIVKFVPASGAASRMFKNMFAFLSATYNVPTTDFEKEFFDNIKNFAFKKELCNKCKANDDHCITKLMEEGKYKNIVANMLNENGLNYGSLPKGLLLFHNYEDGPRTPMEEHLVEAALYASSKGKANVHFTVSHSHLELFKAKVAEKINKYSEKFGVEYNITFSEQKPSTDTIAANPDNTPFRNEDGSLLFRPGGHGALIENLNEIDADIVFVKNIDNVVPDRLKDVTVKYKQVLAGILVNLQNKAFDYLRLLDSGMYNHAKLEEIIRFVQRDLCCRKQDIKDLEDTDLVIYLRKKLNRPMRACGVVKNVGEPGGGPFLTYNQDGTVSLQILESCQIDTNNAEYMDMFKNGTHFNPVDLVCAIKDYKGNDFNLPEYVDRNTGFISSKSKNGKDLKALELPGLWNGAMSDWSTIFVEVPLETFNPVKTVNDLLRDQHQ